One Ictalurus furcatus strain D&B chromosome 25, Billie_1.0, whole genome shotgun sequence DNA window includes the following coding sequences:
- the igfbp1a gene encoding insulin-like growth factor-binding protein 1a, whose protein sequence is MSAVLLKLFHAVVLGAVLLAPELRASPLLEPIRCAQCTAERVAECPPVDAGCAEVLREPGCGCCLACALKRGDSCGIYTAPCGSGLRCLPTPGELRPLHALTRGQAVCTEIGEDVQIRTQPAPDQPELEGDGRSEASAGPEAASTIVVSGHIKPYDPWLLSGAQESMKSKVNTYRRKLVEQGPCHVELQRALEKIARSQQKLEEKLTKFYLPNCDKQGLYKSKQCESSLDGQRGKCWCVTSWNGKKIVGSSELPTDAECPQEFNH, encoded by the exons ATGAGCGCAGTCCTTCTGAAGTTGTTCCACGCGGTGGTACTTGGCGCGGTCCTCTTGGCGCCAGAGCTCCGCGCTTCCCCGCTCCTGGAGCCGATCCGGTGTGCGCAGTGCACCGCAGAGCGCGTGGCTGAGTGTCCGCCAGTGGATGCTGGCTGTGCAGAGGTGCTGCGCGAGCCGGGATGTGGCTGCTGTCTGGCGTGCGCGCTTAAGCGCGGGGATTCGTGCGGCATCTACACGGCGCCGTGCGGCTCGGGGCTGCGCTGCTTGCCTACACCTGGAGAACTGCGGCCGCTGCATGCACTCACACGGGGGCAAGCTGTGTGCACTGAGATCGGGGAGGACGTGCAGATTCGCACGCAGCCGGCGCCAG ATCAGCCCGAGTTGGAGGGTGATGGTCGAAGCGAGGCTTCTGCGGGTCCTGAAGCCGCCTCAACGATCGTCGTGTCGGGCCACATCAAGCCCTACGACCCGTGGCTCCTCAGCGGCGCTCAGGAGAGCATGAAGTCCAAAGTAAACACCTACCGAAGGAAACTTGTTGAGCAG GGCCCCTGCCATGTGGAGTTACAGAGAGCTCTTGAGAAGATAGCTCGATCCCAACAGAAGCTGGAAGAGAAGCTGACTAAGTTCTACCTGCCTAACTGTGATAAACAAGGCCTGTACAAATCCAAACAG TGTGAATCGTCTCTGGATGGCCAGAGGGGGAAGTGCTGGTGTGTGACGTCGTGGAATGGAAAAAAGATTGTGGGATCGAGTGAACTACCCACAGATGCTGAGTGCCCTCAGGAgttcaatcactga